One window from the genome of Oryza glaberrima chromosome 3, OglaRS2, whole genome shotgun sequence encodes:
- the LOC127768809 gene encoding transcription factor bHLH18-like yields the protein MYHQEEHARMQEQFAGTPLVEQPVRFDQFYPASMAPNQFHPSHCSSFPAFGGSSALPSLAFGAVATTKKEQVQQPSPSSSNVLSFAGQVQGSTTTLDFSGRGWQQDDGVGVFQQTPERRSRPPANAQEHVIAERKRREKLQQQFVALATIVPGLKKTDKISLLGSTIDYVKQLEEKVKALEEGSRRTAEPTTAFESKCRITVDDDDGGSASSGTDDGSSSSSSPTVEASIHGSTVLLKICCKERRGLLVMILSELEKQGLSIINTSVVPFTDSCLNITITAKIEEGFSTAVELVKNLTVAVRGFK from the exons ATGTATCATCAAGAAGAGCACGCCAGGATGCAAGAGCAATTCGCTGGGACGCCGCTCGTCGAGCAACCAGTTCGATTTGATCAGTTCTACCCAGCATCCATGGCGCCAAACCAGTTCCATCCGTCTCACTGCTCCAGCTTCCCGGCCTTCGGTGGCTCGTCGGCATTGCCAAGCTTGGCGTTCGGAGCGGTGGCGACGACCAAGAAGGAGCAGGTGCAGCAGCCGTCGCCTTCGTCCTCGAACGTCCTCTCCTTCGCCGGTCAGGTTCAGGGTAGTACCACCACGCTCGACTTCTCCGGAAGGGGATGGCAGCaagacgacggcgtcggcgtgtTCCAGCAGAcgccggagaggaggagcagGCCGCCCGCGAACGCGCAGGAGCACGTCATCGCGGAGCGGAAGCGGcgggagaagctgcagcagcagtTCGTGGCGTTGGCCACCATTGTCCCCGGCCTCAAGAAG ACAGACAAGATCTCCCTCCTGGGGAGCACCATCGACTACGTGAAGCAGCTGGAGGAGAAGGTGAAGGCCCTGGAGGAAGGCTCGCGGAGAACGGCCGAGCCCACCACCGCCTTCGAGAGCAAGTGCCGCAtcaccgtcgacgacgacgatggcggcagcGCCTCCTCCGGTACCGACGATGggtccagctccagctccagcccgACCGTGGAGGCGAGCATCCATGGCAGCACCGTCCTCCTGAAAATCTGCtgcaaggagaggagagggttgCTGGTGATGATCCTCTCCGAGCTCGAGAAGCAGGGACTGTCCATCATAAACACCAGCGTCGTGCCGTTCACGGATTCCTGCCTCAACATCACCATCACTGCAAAG ATCGAAGAGGGTTTTTCGACAGCGGTTGAGCTTGTAAAGAACCTGACCGTGGCTGTCAGAGGTTTCAAATga